The following are from one region of the Prionailurus bengalensis isolate Pbe53 chromosome A2, Fcat_Pben_1.1_paternal_pri, whole genome shotgun sequence genome:
- the LOC122488649 gene encoding olfactory receptor 24, translating into MHVTSPFNTSREMIPMEPRNRTSALEFILLGLSETPEQETLLFALFLCMYVVTVLGNLLIILAISSDSHLHTPMYFFLANLSLVDFCLATNTVPKMLVNIQIRSKSISYACCLTQMYFFHFFGIMDSVLIAVMAYDRFVAICHPLHYTAIMSPRLCGLLAGGPWVFSCFISLTHILLMARLVFCGNNELPHYFCDLTPLLRLSCTDTSVNKIFVLIVAGLVIATPFICILASYARIIVAIMKVPSAGGRKKAFSTCSSHLSVVALFYGTTIGVYLCPSSVRTAVKEKASAVMYTTVTPMLNPFIYSLRNRDLKGALRKLVNRKITSSS; encoded by the coding sequence ATGCATGTAACTTCTCCTTTCAACACCTCCAGAGAAATGATACCCATGGAACCAAGGAACCGAACCAGCGCATTAGAATTCATCCTCCTGGGGCTTTCAGAAACTCCAGAGCAGGAGACCCTCCTCTTTGCTTTGTTCCTCTGCATGTATGTGGTCACAGTACTGGGGAACCTGCTCATCATCCTGGCCATCAGCTCAgactcccacctccacacccccatgtacttcttcttAGCTAACCTGTCTTTGGTTGATTTCTGCCTGGCCACCAACACAGTCCCCAAGATGCTGGTGAACATCCAAATCAGGAGCAAGTCAATCTCCTATGCCTGCTGCCTGACCCAGATgtactttttccatttctttggcaTCATGGACAGTGTCCTGATTGCTGTGATGGCTTATGACAGGTTTGTGGCTATATGTCACCCCTTACACTATACCGCCATCATGAGCCCACGCCTCTGTGGCCTGCTGGCAGGTGGCCCATGGGTGTTTTCCTGCTTCATCTCCCTCACTCATATTCTCCTGATGGCTCGTCTGGTTTTCTGTGGGAACAATGAGCTACCTCACTACTTCTGTGACCTCACTCCCCTTCTCAGGCTTTCTTGCACTGACACGTCTGTGAACAAGATCTTTGTGCTCATTGTGGCTGGGCTGGTGATAGCTACACCTTTTATCTGCATCCTGGCCTCCTATGCTCGCATCATTGTGGCCATCATGAAAGTCCCTTCTGCAGGGGGCAGGAAGAAAGCCTTTTCCACCTGCAGCTCCCACCTCTCTGTGGTTGCTCTCTTCTATGGGACCACCATCGGGGTCtatctgtgtccctcctctgtcCGCACAGCTGTGAAGGAGAAAGCCTCTGCTGTGATGTACACTACAGTCACCCCCATGCTTAACCCCTTTATCTATAGCTTGAGGAACAGAGATCTGAAGGGAGCCCTGAGGAAGCTTGTCAACAGAAAGATCACCTCATCTTCCTGA